A region of Maridesulfovibrio sp. DNA encodes the following proteins:
- a CDS encoding 4Fe-4S dicluster domain-containing protein: MAKFIKSDKVSAWLEELGQKHEVLAPRNEGDSIVFKPYDSKKGFNIEREATAPPKKACFPQSETLVEFSHIKDLENPEKVALDVKETIPDSSWVVFGSRPCDARGFTMFDRVYLNGKHVDVYYKARRENTFFITLACEKGENTCFCNWVNSGPSDPTGSDVLMVPVDGGYFLEAVSDRGETLLSSSLLEDGGSKQAEADKFRTDAEQSMSEAQDLSKAPAKLLEAFDDMDFWEAQSAKCLSCGACTYLCPTCYCFNITDESDGIKGERIRSWDNCMSNQFTLEASGHNPRPTKAHRLRNRVGHKFSYYPDLHDGVISCCGCGRCIKSCPVGVDIREIVLNAIAYEAKEKAND; the protein is encoded by the coding sequence ATGGCAAAATTCATCAAATCCGACAAGGTATCGGCATGGCTGGAAGAACTGGGGCAGAAACACGAAGTTCTCGCTCCCAGGAACGAAGGCGATTCCATTGTCTTCAAACCCTACGACTCCAAGAAAGGATTCAACATCGAGCGTGAAGCAACGGCCCCTCCCAAAAAGGCCTGCTTCCCCCAGAGTGAAACTCTGGTTGAATTCAGCCATATCAAAGATCTTGAGAATCCCGAGAAAGTTGCTCTTGATGTGAAGGAAACCATTCCCGATTCATCATGGGTTGTTTTCGGCAGCCGTCCCTGTGACGCCCGCGGATTCACCATGTTCGACCGTGTTTACCTGAACGGTAAACACGTGGACGTATATTACAAAGCCCGCAGGGAAAACACCTTCTTCATCACCCTTGCGTGTGAAAAAGGCGAAAATACCTGCTTCTGTAACTGGGTAAACTCCGGTCCGTCCGATCCTACCGGTTCCGACGTGCTCATGGTCCCCGTGGACGGCGGCTACTTCCTTGAAGCAGTCAGTGATCGCGGAGAAACACTGCTTTCCAGCTCCCTGCTGGAAGACGGCGGTTCCAAACAGGCAGAAGCTGACAAGTTCCGCACTGACGCCGAACAGTCCATGAGCGAAGCACAGGACCTTTCCAAGGCTCCGGCTAAGCTTCTCGAAGCATTCGACGACATGGACTTCTGGGAAGCACAGTCTGCCAAATGCCTGAGCTGCGGCGCATGCACCTATCTCTGCCCCACCTGCTACTGCTTCAACATCACTGACGAGTCCGACGGAATCAAAGGTGAACGCATCAGAAGCTGGGACAACTGCATGTCAAACCAGTTCACACTTGAAGCCAGCGGACATAACCCCCGTCCCACAAAGGCCCACCGCCTTAGAAACAGGGTCGGGCACAAGTTCAGCTACTACCCTGACCTGCATGACGGAGTTATCTCCTGCTGCGGTTGCGGACGCTGTATCAAGAGCTGCCCCGTAGGGGTGGATATCCGTGAAATCGTCCTGAACGCTATTGCATACGAAGCAAAGGAGAAGGCAAATGACTAG
- a CDS encoding FAD/NAD(P)-binding protein: MTSNPYLPAMATIQEVIQETPNIMTFRVTLNNPETKKNFTFEPGQVGQLSAFGIGESTFVINSSPTRMDYLQFSVMRTGEVTEKLHTLSAGDQIGVRAPLGNHFPYEAMKGKDIVFVGGGIGMAPLRTLLYYMLDNRKDYGKITLLYGARSPVDMAYQYELPEWLERDDLDTHLTIDAEYEGWEHNVGLIPNVLLDIKPPSKNAFAVTCGPPIMIKFTVQALAKLGFKDDQIITTLEKRMKCGIGICGRCNIGTSYVCQDGPVYTYEQLKQLPNEM, encoded by the coding sequence ATGACTAGCAATCCTTATCTTCCTGCAATGGCCACCATTCAGGAGGTCATTCAGGAAACTCCCAATATCATGACCTTCCGGGTGACACTCAACAATCCGGAAACAAAAAAGAACTTCACCTTTGAGCCAGGTCAGGTAGGGCAGCTGTCCGCCTTCGGTATCGGTGAATCCACTTTCGTAATCAACTCCTCCCCCACCCGCATGGATTACCTGCAGTTCAGTGTAATGCGTACCGGGGAAGTAACTGAAAAGCTGCACACTCTGAGTGCAGGTGACCAGATCGGCGTACGCGCACCACTGGGCAACCATTTCCCTTACGAAGCCATGAAGGGCAAAGATATTGTCTTTGTCGGCGGTGGTATCGGTATGGCTCCCCTGCGCACCCTGCTCTACTACATGCTGGATAACCGCAAAGATTACGGCAAAATCACCCTGCTTTACGGCGCCAGAAGCCCCGTAGACATGGCGTACCAGTATGAACTGCCCGAATGGCTTGAACGCGACGACCTCGACACCCATCTGACCATTGATGCGGAATACGAGGGCTGGGAGCACAACGTGGGCCTGATCCCCAACGTGCTGCTGGACATCAAACCACCGTCCAAGAATGCATTCGCTGTCACCTGCGGTCCGCCGATCATGATCAAATTCACCGTGCAGGCTCTTGCCAAGCTCGGCTTCAAGGATGACCAGATCATCACCACCCTTGAAAAACGCATGAAATGCGGCATCGGCATCTGCGGTCGCTGCAACATCGGCACCAGCTACGTATGTCAGGACGGTCCTGTTTACACATACGAACAACTCAAGCAGCTGCCTAACGAAATGTAA
- a CDS encoding response regulator, whose amino-acid sequence MKILLVDDEKINTLSASRLLEKQGHSVTTACNGLEALDKLHESEFDCILMDIQMPEMDGYEAISRIRDEFVFGEKSKTPIIAMTGHCYSESFDQFKQAGIKYYVCKPFDFNTLLSVIEEATS is encoded by the coding sequence ATGAAAATTCTTCTTGTTGATGACGAAAAAATAAATACTCTATCAGCTTCGCGGTTGCTCGAAAAGCAGGGTCACTCTGTAACGACTGCCTGCAACGGGCTTGAAGCGCTTGATAAGCTGCATGAATCCGAATTCGACTGCATTCTTATGGATATCCAGATGCCGGAAATGGATGGCTATGAAGCCATCAGCAGAATCCGCGATGAATTCGTTTTCGGTGAAAAATCCAAAACGCCCATAATAGCCATGACCGGGCACTGCTACTCTGAATCATTCGATCAATTCAAACAGGCCGGTATAAAATATTATGTGTGCAAGCCCTTCGATTTTAATACTCTACTGAGCGTGATTGAAGAGGCCACCAGTTAG
- a CDS encoding 4Fe-4S binding protein: MLSELLGRFACLKVRIKGALEKRLSYFRYGVLVLSMYMLWGMNNPRWAVPIRTGEFIKSTALTFEHASGLWLTRTALVVAFLALGLLIPHFWCRFVCPTGALLEPFRKIAFFGYSMDESCTNCGKCDRHCDLETRPAEHNCTNCGSCKSVCPEESIDLRKNSLFLKK; this comes from the coding sequence ATGCTTTCTGAACTGTTGGGACGTTTTGCCTGTCTTAAGGTCCGGATAAAGGGAGCTCTGGAGAAAAGGTTGTCATACTTCAGGTACGGCGTGCTGGTGCTCTCCATGTATATGCTTTGGGGTATGAATAATCCGAGATGGGCAGTCCCCATTCGCACAGGTGAATTCATTAAATCAACAGCTCTTACCTTTGAACATGCTTCGGGTTTGTGGTTAACCAGAACTGCTTTGGTGGTCGCGTTTTTGGCTTTAGGATTGCTTATCCCCCATTTCTGGTGCCGTTTTGTCTGCCCTACCGGGGCGTTGCTTGAGCCGTTTCGTAAAATTGCGTTCTTTGGTTACAGTATGGATGAAAGTTGTACCAATTGCGGTAAATGTGACCGTCATTGTGATTTGGAAACACGTCCTGCTGAGCACAACTGTACCAACTGCGGTTCCTGTAAGTCTGTGTGTCCTGAAGAATCCATTGACCTTAGGAAGAATTCTTTGTTTTTAAAAAAATAG
- a CDS encoding substrate-binding domain-containing protein: MQDKNGGINRRTFLKGSAALATLAVPGAAGASSKEDGVRSLEVWSCGGLAEAFIPANEAWEKQNGVPIAYTGAFAGALGKSLLGSAQTEVFAPRVLNLAKKLKEQGKMLSYRPLCFTKYVLITPKGNPAGIRSIEDLKRSGVKTMFSPDSSPPGGAAVTGLLKKSGVLNEATANAIRMGSCVQHDVADVAAGKCDASVVELRITRLPRYKDAFEIFDIPEEFFPAPPIPFTIGVMKWAKDKRVAEKFVEFICSETGQACFERAGFIPALSEEGRRLAKKYGVNDG, encoded by the coding sequence TTGCAGGATAAGAATGGTGGTATTAACCGACGGACATTTTTAAAAGGAAGTGCCGCTTTGGCAACGCTGGCGGTTCCTGGAGCAGCCGGTGCGTCATCCAAGGAGGACGGAGTCCGTTCACTTGAGGTCTGGTCCTGTGGTGGCTTGGCGGAAGCATTTATCCCCGCTAACGAAGCTTGGGAAAAACAAAATGGTGTTCCGATTGCCTACACCGGCGCATTTGCAGGAGCTTTGGGGAAATCTTTGCTAGGCAGTGCTCAGACGGAAGTGTTTGCTCCTCGGGTTTTGAATCTGGCGAAGAAACTAAAGGAACAGGGAAAGATGTTGTCCTACAGGCCGCTCTGTTTCACCAAATATGTACTGATTACCCCTAAGGGGAATCCGGCCGGAATCAGGTCTATTGAGGATCTTAAGCGTTCAGGGGTTAAAACCATGTTTTCACCTGATTCCTCCCCTCCGGGCGGAGCTGCGGTGACGGGACTGCTTAAGAAGAGTGGAGTCCTGAATGAAGCAACTGCCAATGCGATTAGGATGGGCTCATGTGTTCAGCATGATGTTGCAGACGTTGCTGCCGGAAAATGTGATGCGTCAGTTGTAGAACTGCGTATAACCAGACTCCCTCGGTATAAGGATGCCTTTGAAATTTTTGATATTCCGGAAGAGTTTTTCCCGGCCCCTCCGATTCCATTTACTATCGGAGTCATGAAGTGGGCCAAGGATAAGCGTGTTGCTGAAAAGTTTGTAGAATTTATTTGTTCTGAAACAGGACAGGCCTGTTTTGAGCGAGCCGGATTCATTCCTGCCTTGTCTGAAGAAGGGCGCAGGCTGGCAAAAAAATACGGAGTGAACGATGGCTAA
- a CDS encoding NAD(P)/FAD-dependent oxidoreductase, which translates to MSNTSTNYDVIILGAGASGLYCAMHAAARGRRVLVLDHSGKAGRKIRVAGGGKCNFTNMDVAADNYISRNQHFVKSALARHNQWDFISFVAEAGIEYEEREDGQLFTIEGAGLIAGLLVSKCHRAGVEILLDRQIEEVSGEGPFAVRSGSQVFEAGSLVVALGSPAWPQVGASAFGYKLAEQYGLKVLPVRPSLVPFTVGGRDGKFCKELSGNALPVEISCEKRVFAGDMLFTHKGISGPAVLQISNYWRRGSALIINLLPAHDISELLEASRAENVALRNFLARYFTRKMVGLLLEGQDGETPVSQLTKERRSALAERIHSWMVKPQGTEGLAKAEVVAGGVDTAEISSKTMEAKKVPGLYFIGEVLDVTGWLGGYNLQWAWSSGFAAAQFV; encoded by the coding sequence GTGAGCAATACCTCTACAAATTATGATGTAATCATCCTCGGCGCTGGCGCGTCCGGGCTTTATTGTGCCATGCATGCTGCCGCGCGCGGACGCAGGGTTCTGGTGCTGGACCATTCAGGTAAGGCTGGGCGCAAGATCCGTGTTGCCGGGGGCGGTAAGTGTAACTTCACCAATATGGATGTTGCTGCTGACAATTATATTTCCAGAAATCAGCACTTCGTAAAATCAGCGTTAGCGCGTCACAACCAGTGGGATTTTATTTCCTTTGTTGCCGAGGCCGGGATTGAATATGAAGAGCGCGAAGATGGACAGCTGTTCACCATTGAAGGTGCCGGGTTGATTGCCGGGCTGCTGGTTTCCAAATGCCACCGAGCCGGTGTGGAAATTTTGCTGGATCGGCAGATTGAAGAGGTTAGCGGTGAAGGCCCATTTGCCGTGCGCAGCGGATCGCAGGTTTTTGAGGCCGGGTCTTTAGTTGTGGCTCTGGGGTCCCCGGCATGGCCTCAGGTGGGAGCTTCAGCTTTTGGGTACAAGCTTGCGGAACAGTACGGCCTGAAAGTACTTCCGGTTCGTCCTTCTCTGGTTCCCTTTACCGTTGGCGGTCGGGATGGGAAGTTCTGCAAGGAACTCAGCGGCAATGCCCTCCCTGTGGAAATCAGTTGTGAGAAGCGTGTTTTTGCGGGGGATATGCTTTTTACCCACAAAGGTATTTCCGGTCCGGCAGTGCTGCAGATTTCCAATTACTGGCGGCGCGGATCGGCATTGATCATCAATTTGTTGCCTGCCCATGATATTTCAGAGCTGCTTGAGGCAAGCCGCGCCGAAAATGTTGCTCTTCGGAATTTTCTGGCTCGTTATTTTACCCGCAAGATGGTCGGCCTGTTGCTTGAAGGACAGGACGGAGAAACTCCGGTCAGTCAATTGACCAAGGAACGCAGGTCTGCTCTTGCGGAGCGCATCCACTCATGGATGGTTAAACCGCAGGGAACAGAGGGGCTTGCCAAGGCCGAGGTTGTTGCGGGGGGCGTCGATACAGCTGAAATCTCGTCTAAGACAATGGAAGCCAAGAAGGTTCCCGGTCTCTATTTTATCGGAGAGGTACTGGATGTGACCGGATGGCTTGGCGGATACAATCTGCAATGGGCCTGGTCGTCTGGTTTTGCCGCGGCTCAGTTTGTATGA
- a CDS encoding XRE family transcriptional regulator: MARTLKDIVNEMPKERQEKIQTRTDELILEVTLQQLRKKLGISQTDLAEILKVTQASVSKQERQSDMQISTLCQIIRAMGGTLKVTASIPGKGEFELKQFEECGQ; the protein is encoded by the coding sequence ATGGCAAGAACTCTTAAAGATATCGTAAATGAAATGCCCAAGGAGCGGCAGGAGAAGATTCAGACTCGCACCGATGAGCTAATCTTGGAAGTAACCCTGCAACAGTTGCGTAAGAAGCTCGGAATATCTCAGACCGATCTTGCGGAAATTCTCAAGGTTACGCAGGCATCTGTGTCCAAGCAGGAGCGCCAGAGCGACATGCAGATTAGTACGCTCTGCCAGATAATCCGCGCCATGGGCGGGACTTTGAAAGTTACGGCCTCCATCCCCGGCAAAGGGGAGTTTGAGTTGAAGCAGTTTGAGGAGTGTGGGCAGTAA
- a CDS encoding type II toxin-antitoxin system RelE/ParE family toxin — protein MEWEIILCDEFEDEFLSFGEKLQDELIAQLNVLSKFGPSLGRPQVDSIKESKFSNMKELRFSFDKQPHRYFFAFDPLRRAIVLVGGSKANDKKFYKRMIPIADKRFEQHLKEQGDS, from the coding sequence ATGGAATGGGAAATAATTTTATGCGATGAGTTTGAAGACGAATTTTTGAGCTTCGGAGAAAAATTGCAAGACGAATTAATCGCACAACTAAATGTTTTGAGTAAGTTTGGACCTTCACTCGGGCGGCCTCAAGTAGATAGCATTAAGGAATCGAAGTTCAGCAATATGAAAGAGCTGCGGTTCAGTTTTGACAAACAGCCTCATCGTTATTTCTTTGCTTTTGATCCATTAAGGCGGGCTATTGTTTTGGTGGGCGGCAGCAAAGCCAATGATAAGAAATTTTATAAACGAATGATCCCTATTGCGGATAAAAGATTTGAACAGCATCTAAAAGAGCAGGGGGATAGTTAA
- the ychF gene encoding redox-regulated ATPase YchF, producing the protein MALSIGIVGLPNVGKSTLFNALTKAQNAESANYAFCTIEPNKAVVPVPDERIDKLAELVNPQRVQQSTVDFIDIAGLVAGASKGEGLGNKFLGNIRETQAILHVVRCFDNDDVIHVANSVDPLRDIEIIETELILADVQALDTRIEGMKKKIKGDKTLGPKIAEAEKLLEHLNEGNPVGTYGELDTDNMVEMLRDLRLITAKNVIYCANVDEEGLTEDNDYVKKVKALAEERGAEFVKISAKMEEELVGLDEEEYNEFLESYGVTESGLAKIIRTGFHTLGMISYFTAGVKEVRAWTIHDGDKAPRAAAAIHTDFERGFIRAEVIGYEDYIANGSEAACRAAGVLRSEGKEYIVKDGDVIHFLFNV; encoded by the coding sequence ATGGCTCTCAGTATCGGTATCGTGGGACTGCCCAACGTCGGTAAATCCACACTTTTCAATGCCCTGACCAAAGCCCAGAACGCGGAAAGCGCCAACTACGCTTTCTGTACCATCGAACCTAACAAAGCAGTTGTTCCTGTTCCTGACGAACGCATCGACAAACTGGCCGAACTGGTCAATCCCCAGCGCGTACAGCAGTCCACAGTGGACTTCATCGACATCGCGGGCCTTGTTGCAGGAGCAAGTAAAGGTGAAGGACTCGGCAACAAATTTCTGGGCAACATCCGCGAGACTCAGGCTATTCTCCACGTTGTGCGCTGCTTTGACAACGACGACGTAATCCACGTTGCCAACTCCGTTGATCCCCTGCGCGACATCGAAATCATCGAGACCGAGCTGATTCTCGCCGATGTGCAGGCACTCGATACCCGCATTGAGGGCATGAAGAAAAAAATCAAGGGTGACAAAACCCTCGGCCCCAAAATCGCCGAAGCGGAGAAGCTCCTTGAACACCTCAACGAAGGCAATCCCGTAGGCACCTACGGTGAACTGGATACCGATAACATGGTCGAAATGCTCCGCGACCTGCGCCTGATCACTGCCAAGAACGTAATCTACTGCGCCAACGTGGACGAAGAAGGTCTTACCGAAGACAATGACTACGTGAAAAAAGTTAAGGCCCTCGCCGAAGAACGCGGAGCTGAATTCGTAAAGATTTCCGCCAAAATGGAAGAGGAACTGGTCGGCCTTGACGAAGAAGAATACAACGAATTTCTCGAATCTTACGGTGTAACCGAATCCGGGCTGGCCAAAATCATCCGTACAGGTTTCCACACTCTGGGCATGATCAGCTACTTCACCGCCGGGGTAAAAGAAGTCCGCGCATGGACCATTCATGACGGCGACAAGGCTCCCCGCGCGGCAGCAGCCATTCACACCGACTTTGAACGCGGCTTCATCCGCGCCGAGGTTATCGGTTACGAAGACTACATCGCCAACGGTTCAGAAGCTGCCTGCCGTGCAGCCGGTGTGTTACGCTCCGAAGGAAAGGAATACATTGTAAAAGATGGTGATGTTATTCACTTTCTGTTCAATGTTTAA
- a CDS encoding DMT family transporter, whose amino-acid sequence MINLKSSTSLGIAQVLGGSALISLVGIFIKIMVVDYGQPILVVTFWRNLFVCIMLMAGLKIFKPKLLRFERENLGLLSFYGAVLTGLNGIWGWSVYFNGAGVSTVLVYISVPLTVMAQWGLGGDRPTLRIVPSIVFCLTGCAMVCGLHGFSDFTLTPMGMFTGVLSGVFYSAYGLFGRECAQRNIHPLCVLMHVFGIAAVYMLVMNLLAHGTIPGAAPKPADIFMPGVDWKGWACILTLAIGPSMTGWSLINSSLTHLSPSVVNVLLTTEPMMTALVAIPVLGEYMTVEQWAGCFLIVFGVIVLKKR is encoded by the coding sequence ATGATTAATCTTAAATCGTCCACAAGTCTTGGAATCGCACAGGTTCTCGGCGGATCTGCGTTGATTTCCCTGGTGGGTATTTTCATAAAAATCATGGTGGTTGATTACGGGCAGCCGATATTGGTGGTCACTTTTTGGCGCAACCTTTTTGTCTGCATCATGCTTATGGCCGGGTTGAAGATTTTCAAGCCTAAACTGCTCAGGTTCGAACGTGAAAATCTGGGGTTGCTGTCTTTTTATGGTGCAGTCCTGACCGGTTTGAATGGAATATGGGGCTGGTCAGTCTATTTTAACGGGGCGGGTGTTTCAACCGTTCTAGTGTATATTTCAGTCCCGTTGACAGTTATGGCTCAATGGGGGCTGGGTGGCGACAGGCCCACACTTCGTATTGTGCCTTCCATTGTATTCTGTCTTACGGGCTGTGCCATGGTTTGCGGACTGCACGGTTTTTCGGATTTTACCCTGACTCCCATGGGAATGTTTACAGGGGTTTTGTCCGGTGTTTTTTATTCTGCATATGGCCTGTTCGGGAGGGAGTGCGCCCAGCGGAATATCCATCCGTTATGTGTGCTGATGCATGTCTTCGGAATTGCCGCTGTCTATATGCTGGTTATGAATCTACTGGCTCATGGAACAATTCCGGGGGCAGCCCCCAAGCCTGCGGATATCTTTATGCCCGGGGTGGATTGGAAAGGCTGGGCCTGCATACTGACCCTAGCCATCGGGCCGTCCATGACAGGATGGAGCCTGATTAATTCCAGCCTGACCCACTTGTCTCCGTCCGTGGTCAACGTCCTGCTTACCACCGAGCCCATGATGACCGCGCTGGTGGCTATCCCGGTGCTCGGCGAATACATGACCGTAGAACAATGGGCCGGATGTTTTCTGATTGTTTTCGGGGTGATTGTGCTGAAGAAAAGGTAG
- the pseF gene encoding pseudaminic acid cytidylyltransferase, with translation MQIAIIPARGGSKRIPKKSIRPFLGKPLIAYTIEAAVKSGFFDHILVSTDSEEFADIAREYGAEVPFMRPAELADDFTPTQPVINHAINWVRENWGEPERYCQFFANPFVTAENIRGGYEMLREHRANCVLGVAEFPYPILRSFKKNEQGGVEYAFPEYAPCRSQDLPVFFHDAAQFYWTELTDVPKDRKKGLSLPYFLPRYMVVDIDTEEDWHIAERLYQAFMCDEK, from the coding sequence GTGCAGATAGCAATTATCCCGGCCCGTGGCGGCAGCAAACGAATCCCAAAAAAATCAATCCGCCCATTTCTGGGAAAACCACTTATTGCCTATACCATTGAAGCCGCTGTCAAAAGCGGATTCTTTGATCATATTCTGGTCAGTACGGACAGTGAAGAATTCGCAGATATTGCCCGTGAGTACGGAGCTGAAGTTCCTTTCATGCGCCCTGCGGAACTGGCGGACGATTTCACCCCCACCCAACCGGTTATTAACCATGCTATCAACTGGGTACGGGAAAACTGGGGCGAGCCGGAACGCTACTGCCAGTTCTTCGCCAATCCATTTGTAACTGCCGAAAACATTCGCGGCGGCTATGAGATGCTTCGTGAGCACCGGGCCAATTGCGTACTGGGCGTAGCAGAATTCCCATATCCTATCCTGCGCTCCTTTAAAAAAAATGAACAGGGCGGGGTTGAATATGCTTTTCCGGAATATGCACCATGCAGGTCACAGGACCTCCCGGTCTTTTTCCATGATGCAGCCCAATTTTACTGGACGGAACTGACTGATGTCCCCAAAGACCGCAAAAAAGGCTTAAGCCTGCCTTACTTCCTACCCCGCTATATGGTGGTGGATATCGATACTGAAGAAGACTGGCATATTGCTGAACGATTATATCAGGCGTTCATGTGTGATGAAAAATAG
- a CDS encoding acylneuraminate cytidylyltransferase, whose translation MKNSGPILFLCEAGPQTGFGHAGRCLAVASALQEKFGCESVFGFRGSSEAEATIRAAGFKTIPVTEFNERNFGNETAVVLDLRIDLSFSFFQRAKKAGKLLATIDDPTPNRLHCDMAFYPPVPQFHELDWTGFSGEIHRGWDFVPLRKEFRLARTTKNTNYPPRILITMGGSDPHDITSRILRALKSVSGEWQAEVVIGPMFNNLDKINQITVEHGKRIKLLYDIKDMSVPMQRCDAAIASFGMTAYELAACGVPQMLLCLSEDHALSASALQACGAAVSLGKFDRISDRELAAELQNFISSEDLRTTMAAKAAGLNIGQGAINIATRIVEAV comes from the coding sequence ATGAAAAATAGCGGACCGATCCTTTTTCTCTGCGAGGCCGGACCCCAGACCGGATTTGGTCATGCGGGACGCTGCCTTGCTGTAGCCTCAGCCCTGCAGGAAAAATTCGGCTGCGAATCCGTTTTCGGCTTCCGGGGTAGTTCTGAAGCCGAAGCGACAATAAGGGCTGCCGGGTTCAAAACCATTCCTGTTACCGAATTCAACGAGAGAAACTTCGGCAATGAAACGGCGGTAGTCCTCGACCTGCGTATTGATCTTTCCTTCTCCTTTTTCCAGCGCGCTAAAAAGGCAGGCAAGCTGCTGGCAACGATTGACGACCCGACTCCGAACAGATTGCATTGCGATATGGCATTCTATCCTCCCGTACCGCAATTTCACGAACTGGACTGGACGGGATTCAGCGGCGAAATCCATCGCGGTTGGGATTTTGTTCCACTGCGTAAGGAATTCCGGCTTGCCCGAACAACAAAAAATACAAACTATCCGCCCAGAATTTTAATAACCATGGGCGGCAGCGACCCCCACGACATAACGTCAAGAATCCTACGCGCCCTGAAGTCCGTCTCCGGAGAATGGCAGGCCGAAGTTGTAATCGGACCCATGTTCAATAATCTGGACAAAATCAACCAGATAACGGTAGAGCACGGAAAGCGTATAAAATTATTGTATGATATAAAGGACATGTCCGTACCCATGCAACGCTGTGACGCAGCCATTGCATCGTTTGGCATGACCGCTTACGAACTGGCGGCCTGCGGGGTTCCGCAGATGCTGCTTTGCTTAAGTGAAGACCATGCCCTCTCGGCATCGGCATTGCAGGCATGCGGAGCAGCTGTTTCACTGGGAAAATTTGACCGCATCAGTGACCGGGAACTGGCTGCTGAATTGCAAAATTTTATTTCATCCGAAGATTTGCGAACGACCATGGCTGCAAAAGCTGCCGGACTGAATATCGGGCAGGGAGCCATAAACATCGCCACCCGGATTGTGGAAGCCGTTTAA
- a CDS encoding class I SAM-dependent methyltransferase — protein MSERKCWIDHSGIVLDSVDGFDVIQCESCGFKHIIPIPDEDELEHIYKHEYHVTDKPLMLQHQLEDQDWHAATNTARLETIEKLLGRKGSILDVGSGNGFFLKQAVERGWLAKGVEPADKAVEYCRSIGLDVVHSVFDQECAETIGKFDVVYLWEVLEHLPNPAGLLNLCRQVLNRGGLVVVGVPNDYNKLQKIMVEDMDEKPWWVTPPHHINFFNRNSLELLLRRLDFEPLHHEITFPMELFLLMGKNYRQNPELGRECHAMRKELELNLTRTDNRDVLDKLYNSLSEAGFGRHTVIMAGKKD, from the coding sequence TTGAGTGAGAGAAAATGCTGGATAGACCACAGCGGTATCGTGCTGGACTCAGTTGACGGATTCGATGTGATTCAATGTGAAAGCTGCGGCTTCAAACACATCATCCCCATACCGGATGAAGATGAACTGGAGCACATTTACAAGCATGAATACCATGTAACAGACAAACCGCTCATGCTTCAGCACCAGTTGGAAGATCAGGACTGGCACGCTGCCACCAATACGGCCCGGCTGGAAACCATTGAAAAATTACTGGGACGCAAGGGATCCATTCTGGACGTAGGCTCAGGCAACGGTTTTTTCCTGAAGCAGGCCGTTGAGCGGGGCTGGCTGGCCAAGGGAGTTGAACCGGCTGACAAGGCGGTAGAATACTGCCGATCCATCGGCCTTGATGTTGTTCATTCTGTTTTTGATCAGGAATGCGCTGAGACCATAGGTAAATTTGATGTTGTATATCTATGGGAAGTTCTGGAACACCTGCCTAATCCTGCGGGATTACTTAACCTCTGCCGACAGGTGCTGAATCGCGGAGGGCTGGTTGTCGTCGGTGTTCCCAACGATTACAACAAACTGCAAAAGATAATGGTTGAAGACATGGACGAGAAGCCTTGGTGGGTGACTCCCCCGCATCACATAAATTTTTTCAACCGCAATTCCCTCGAACTTTTGCTGCGCCGACTGGATTTTGAACCGCTGCATCATGAAATTACTTTTCCGATGGAGCTTTTTCTGCTCATGGGCAAAAATTACAGACAAAATCCGGAACTTGGCCGCGAATGCCACGCCATGCGCAAGGAACTGGAACTGAACCTGACCCGCACGGACAACCGCGATGTGCTGGACAAGCTTTACAACAGTTTATCCGAAGCCGGATTCGGTCGTCATACAGTGATCATGGCAGGAAAAAAGGATTAA